In Kryptolebias marmoratus isolate JLee-2015 linkage group LG20, ASM164957v2, whole genome shotgun sequence, a genomic segment contains:
- the LOC108238296 gene encoding serine/threonine-protein kinase tousled-like 1-B isoform X1 translates to MSVQSNSGSGGGSLEATPSWSQLSSSPAVSQQHAAAAAKSKEGPMEELHSLDPRRQELLEARFTGAVSGNTGGSTGSTSGGAKGLANESSNHSYGSLGSSSDKESENSDLKRGSSPAYSTPEKKHSESSRGRKRKADTYSESSQGKTSTRGPKISDYFDFQGGNGSSPVRGLPSARRSPQSSHSAPGSIIRQNSSSPTSLCFGEHSLKASLSKCVQTELTGLKLAALESNKSLDLEKKEGRIDDLLRANCDLRRQIDEQQKLLEKYKERLNKCITMSKKLLMEKSTQEKQSCREKSMRDRLRLGHFTTVRHGASYTEQWTDGYAFQNLIKQQESINQQREDIERQRKLLAKRKPPNPASPSLSVASTSEPKQRKTKVVNGNDSDPFLKPSLPQLLTLAEYHEQEEIFKLRLGHLKKEEAEIQAELERLERVRNLHIRELKRINNEDSSAFKDHPTLNERYLLLHLLGRGGFSEVYKAFDLFEQRYAAVKIHQLNKNWREEKKENYHKHACREYRIHKQLDHPRIVKLYDYFSLDTDTFCTVLEFCEGNDLDFYLKQNKLMSEKEARSIVMQIVSALRYLNEIKPPIIHYDLKPGNILLVDGTACGEIKITDFGLSKIMDDDNYGVDGMDLTSQGAGTYWYLPPECFVVGKEPPKISNKVDVWSVGVIFFQCLYGRKPFGHNQSQQDILQENTILKATEVQFPAKPQASTEAKAFIRRCLAYRKEDRFDVHQLCSDSYLLPHMRRSNSSGSLQPSASSLPAY, encoded by the exons ATGAGTGTCCAAAGTAACAGTGGAAGTGGTGGTGGAAGTTTGGAGGCGACGCCATCTTGGTCGCAGCTCTCCTCGTCCCCGGCGGTTTCTCAACAACACGCAGCGGCGGCCGCGAAGAGCAAGGAAG GCCCCATGGAGGAGCTGCACAGCCTCGACCCCAGGAgacaggagctgctggaggccaGGTTTACAGGAGCTGTCAGCGGCAACACGGGAGGCAGCACCGGGAGCACCAGCGGAGGTGCCAAG GGTCTGGCCAATGAATCCTCAAACCACAGCTATGGAAGTCTGGGATCATCGAGCGACAAAGAGTCGGAG AACTCTGATTTGAAAAGAGGGAGCTCCCCTGCCTACTCT ACCCCAGAGAAGAAGCACTCTGAATCGTCCAGGGGTAGGAAAAGGAAAGCCGATACCTATTCTGAGAGCAGTCAAG GGAAGACGTCCACCCGCGGGCCCAAGATCAGTGACTATTTTGAT TTCCAGGGTGGAAACGGTTCCAGTCCGGTTCGAGGCCTCCCGTCAGCTCGCCGCTCTCCACAGAGCTCGCACTCTGCTCCGGGCTCCATT aTCCGTCAGAATAGCTCCTCACCCACCAGTCTGTGCTTTGGGGAGCACAGTCTCAAAGCTTCTTTAAGCAAATGCGTCCAG ACAGAGCTGACGGGCCTGAAACTTGCTGCTCTGGAGAGCAACAAGAGTCTGGACCTGGAAAAGAAAGAGGGCCGAATAGATGACCTGCTAAGA GCTAATTGTGACCTACGGAGACAGATTGACGAACAGCAAAAACTCCTGGAGAAATACAAGGAGAGGCTCAACAAGTGCATCACCATGAGCAAGAAGCTGCTCATGGAGAAG AGCACCCAGGAGAAGCAGTCGTGTCGCGAGAAGAGCATGCGAGATCGCCTCCGCCTCGGCCACTTCACCACCGTCCGACACGGCGCCTCCTACACGGAGCAGTGGACCGACGGATATGCATTTCAAAATCTGATCAA GCAGCAGGAGAGCATCAACCAGCAGAGGGAAGACATCGAGCGACAGAGGAAGCTGCTTGCCAAAAGGAAACCCCCCAACCCGGCGTCTCCGTCCCTCTCCGTGGCCTCCACATCTGAACCCAAGCAGCGCAAAACTAAGGTGGTCAACGGCAACGACTCCGACCCCTTCCTCAAGCCCTCCCTGCCTCAGCT cCTGACACTCGCTGAGTACCATGAGCAGGAAGAAATCTTCAAGCTTCGCCTTGGACACCTGAAGAAG GAGGAGGCTGAGATCCAAGCGGAGCTGGAGAGGCTGGAGCGAGTGAGGAACCTTCACATCAGAGAGCTGAAGAGGATAAACAACGAGGACAGCTCGGC TTTCAAAGACCACCCGACTCTGAATGAGAGGTACCTGCTGCTGCACCTGCTGGGCAGAGGCGGCTTCAGTGAAGTCTACAAG GCTTTTGACCTGTTCGAGCAGCGCTACGCAGCTGTTAAAATCCACCAGCTCAACAAGAACtggagagaggagaagaaggaaaacTACCACAA GCATGCGTGCAGGGAATACCGGATACACAAGCAGCTGGACCATCCCAGAATAGTCAAACTGTACGACTATTTCTCCCTGGATACTGACAC ATTCTGCACAGTCCTCGAGTTCTGTGAAGGAAACGACCTGGACTTCTACCTGAAGCAAAACAAGCTGATGTCCGAGAAGGAGGCCCGCTCCATCGTCATGCAGATCGTCAGCGCCCTGCGTTACCTCAACGAAATCAAGCCCCCCATCATCCACTACGACCTCAAACCAG GCAACATCTTATTGGTCGACGGTACGGCATGTGGCGAAATCAAAATCACAGACTTCGGTCTGTCCAAGATAATGGATGATGACAACTACGGCGTGGATGGGATGGACCTGACGTCACAGGGGGCAGGCACCTACTG GTACCTCCCGCCGGAGTGTTTTGTCGTGGGGAAGGAACCGCCTAAAATCTCTAACAAGGTGGACGTCTGGTCTGTGGGAGTGATCTTCTTCCAGTGTCTGTACGGACGCAAG CCATTTGGCCACAATCAGTCGCAGCAGGACATCCTTCAGGAAAACACCATCCTCAAAGCCACAGAGGTCCAGTTCCCGGCTAAACCCCAGGCCAGCACAGAGGCCAAG GCGTTCATCCGCCGCTGCCTGGCCTATCGCAAGGAGGACCGCTTCGACGTCCACCAGCTGTGCTCGGACTCCTACCTTCTCCCTCACATGAGACGCTCCAACTCGTCCGGCTCCCTGCAGCCCTCCGCCTCATCTCTCCCCGCCTACTGA
- the LOC108238296 gene encoding serine/threonine-protein kinase tousled-like 1-B isoform X2: MSVQSNSGSGGGSLEATPSWSQLSSSPAVSQQHAAAAAKSKEGPMEELHSLDPRRQELLEARFTGAVSGNTGGSTGSTSGGAKGLANESSNHSYGSLGSSSDKESENSDLKRGSSPAYSTPEKKHSESSRGRKRKADTYSESSQGKTSTRGPKISDYFDFQGGNGSSPVRGLPSARRSPQSSHSAPGSIIRQNSSSPTSLCFGEHSLKASLSKCVQTELTGLKLAALESNKSLDLEKKEGRIDDLLRANCDLRRQIDEQQKLLEKYKERLNKCITMSKKLLMEKSTQEKQSCREKSMRDRLRLGHFTTVRHGASYTEQWTDGYAFQNLIKQQESINQQREDIERQRKLLAKRKPPNPASPSLSVASTSEPKQRKTKVVNGNDSDPFLKPSLPQLLTLAEYHEQEEIFKLRLGHLKKEEAEIQAELERLERVRNLHIRELKRINNEDSSAFKDHPTLNERYLLLHLLGRGGFSEVYKAFDLFEQRYAAVKIHQLNKNWREEKKENYHKHACREYRIHKQLDHPRIVKLYDYFSLDTDTFCTVLEFCEGNDLDFYLKQNKLMSEKEARSIVMQIVSALRYLNEIKPPIIHYDLKPGNILLVDGTACGEIKITDFGLSKIMDDDNYGVDGMDLTSQGAGTYWYLPPECFVVGKEPPKISNKVDVWSVGVIFFQCLYGRKPFGHNQSQQDILQENTILKATEVQFPAKPQASTEAKAFIRRCLAYRKEDRFDVHQLCSDSYLLPHMRRSNSSGSLQPSASSLPAY; encoded by the exons GCCCCATGGAGGAGCTGCACAGCCTCGACCCCAGGAgacaggagctgctggaggccaGGTTTACAGGAGCTGTCAGCGGCAACACGGGAGGCAGCACCGGGAGCACCAGCGGAGGTGCCAAG GGTCTGGCCAATGAATCCTCAAACCACAGCTATGGAAGTCTGGGATCATCGAGCGACAAAGAGTCGGAG AACTCTGATTTGAAAAGAGGGAGCTCCCCTGCCTACTCT ACCCCAGAGAAGAAGCACTCTGAATCGTCCAGGGGTAGGAAAAGGAAAGCCGATACCTATTCTGAGAGCAGTCAAG GGAAGACGTCCACCCGCGGGCCCAAGATCAGTGACTATTTTGAT TTCCAGGGTGGAAACGGTTCCAGTCCGGTTCGAGGCCTCCCGTCAGCTCGCCGCTCTCCACAGAGCTCGCACTCTGCTCCGGGCTCCATT aTCCGTCAGAATAGCTCCTCACCCACCAGTCTGTGCTTTGGGGAGCACAGTCTCAAAGCTTCTTTAAGCAAATGCGTCCAG ACAGAGCTGACGGGCCTGAAACTTGCTGCTCTGGAGAGCAACAAGAGTCTGGACCTGGAAAAGAAAGAGGGCCGAATAGATGACCTGCTAAGA GCTAATTGTGACCTACGGAGACAGATTGACGAACAGCAAAAACTCCTGGAGAAATACAAGGAGAGGCTCAACAAGTGCATCACCATGAGCAAGAAGCTGCTCATGGAGAAG AGCACCCAGGAGAAGCAGTCGTGTCGCGAGAAGAGCATGCGAGATCGCCTCCGCCTCGGCCACTTCACCACCGTCCGACACGGCGCCTCCTACACGGAGCAGTGGACCGACGGATATGCATTTCAAAATCTGATCAA GCAGCAGGAGAGCATCAACCAGCAGAGGGAAGACATCGAGCGACAGAGGAAGCTGCTTGCCAAAAGGAAACCCCCCAACCCGGCGTCTCCGTCCCTCTCCGTGGCCTCCACATCTGAACCCAAGCAGCGCAAAACTAAGGTGGTCAACGGCAACGACTCCGACCCCTTCCTCAAGCCCTCCCTGCCTCAGCT cCTGACACTCGCTGAGTACCATGAGCAGGAAGAAATCTTCAAGCTTCGCCTTGGACACCTGAAGAAG GAGGAGGCTGAGATCCAAGCGGAGCTGGAGAGGCTGGAGCGAGTGAGGAACCTTCACATCAGAGAGCTGAAGAGGATAAACAACGAGGACAGCTCGGC TTTCAAAGACCACCCGACTCTGAATGAGAGGTACCTGCTGCTGCACCTGCTGGGCAGAGGCGGCTTCAGTGAAGTCTACAAG GCTTTTGACCTGTTCGAGCAGCGCTACGCAGCTGTTAAAATCCACCAGCTCAACAAGAACtggagagaggagaagaaggaaaacTACCACAA GCATGCGTGCAGGGAATACCGGATACACAAGCAGCTGGACCATCCCAGAATAGTCAAACTGTACGACTATTTCTCCCTGGATACTGACAC ATTCTGCACAGTCCTCGAGTTCTGTGAAGGAAACGACCTGGACTTCTACCTGAAGCAAAACAAGCTGATGTCCGAGAAGGAGGCCCGCTCCATCGTCATGCAGATCGTCAGCGCCCTGCGTTACCTCAACGAAATCAAGCCCCCCATCATCCACTACGACCTCAAACCAG GCAACATCTTATTGGTCGACGGTACGGCATGTGGCGAAATCAAAATCACAGACTTCGGTCTGTCCAAGATAATGGATGATGACAACTACGGCGTGGATGGGATGGACCTGACGTCACAGGGGGCAGGCACCTACTG GTACCTCCCGCCGGAGTGTTTTGTCGTGGGGAAGGAACCGCCTAAAATCTCTAACAAGGTGGACGTCTGGTCTGTGGGAGTGATCTTCTTCCAGTGTCTGTACGGACGCAAG CCATTTGGCCACAATCAGTCGCAGCAGGACATCCTTCAGGAAAACACCATCCTCAAAGCCACAGAGGTCCAGTTCCCGGCTAAACCCCAGGCCAGCACAGAGGCCAAG GCGTTCATCCGCCGCTGCCTGGCCTATCGCAAGGAGGACCGCTTCGACGTCCACCAGCTGTGCTCGGACTCCTACCTTCTCCCTCACATGAGACGCTCCAACTCGTCCGGCTCCCTGCAGCCCTCCGCCTCATCTCTCCCCGCCTACTGA
- the LOC108238296 gene encoding serine/threonine-protein kinase tousled-like 1-B isoform X3 — MSVQSNSGSGGGSLEATPSWSQLSSSPAVSQQHAAAAAKSKEGPMEELHSLDPRRQELLEARFTGAVSGNTGGSTGSTSGGAKGLANESSNHSYGSLGSSSDKESENSDLKRGSSPAYSTPEKKHSESSRGRKRKADTYSESSQGKTSTRGPKISDYFDGGNGSSPVRGLPSARRSPQSSHSAPGSIIRQNSSSPTSLCFGEHSLKASLSKCVQTELTGLKLAALESNKSLDLEKKEGRIDDLLRANCDLRRQIDEQQKLLEKYKERLNKCITMSKKLLMEKSTQEKQSCREKSMRDRLRLGHFTTVRHGASYTEQWTDGYAFQNLIKQQESINQQREDIERQRKLLAKRKPPNPASPSLSVASTSEPKQRKTKVVNGNDSDPFLKPSLPQLLTLAEYHEQEEIFKLRLGHLKKEEAEIQAELERLERVRNLHIRELKRINNEDSSAFKDHPTLNERYLLLHLLGRGGFSEVYKAFDLFEQRYAAVKIHQLNKNWREEKKENYHKHACREYRIHKQLDHPRIVKLYDYFSLDTDTFCTVLEFCEGNDLDFYLKQNKLMSEKEARSIVMQIVSALRYLNEIKPPIIHYDLKPGNILLVDGTACGEIKITDFGLSKIMDDDNYGVDGMDLTSQGAGTYWYLPPECFVVGKEPPKISNKVDVWSVGVIFFQCLYGRKPFGHNQSQQDILQENTILKATEVQFPAKPQASTEAKAFIRRCLAYRKEDRFDVHQLCSDSYLLPHMRRSNSSGSLQPSASSLPAY; from the exons ATGAGTGTCCAAAGTAACAGTGGAAGTGGTGGTGGAAGTTTGGAGGCGACGCCATCTTGGTCGCAGCTCTCCTCGTCCCCGGCGGTTTCTCAACAACACGCAGCGGCGGCCGCGAAGAGCAAGGAAG GCCCCATGGAGGAGCTGCACAGCCTCGACCCCAGGAgacaggagctgctggaggccaGGTTTACAGGAGCTGTCAGCGGCAACACGGGAGGCAGCACCGGGAGCACCAGCGGAGGTGCCAAG GGTCTGGCCAATGAATCCTCAAACCACAGCTATGGAAGTCTGGGATCATCGAGCGACAAAGAGTCGGAG AACTCTGATTTGAAAAGAGGGAGCTCCCCTGCCTACTCT ACCCCAGAGAAGAAGCACTCTGAATCGTCCAGGGGTAGGAAAAGGAAAGCCGATACCTATTCTGAGAGCAGTCAAG GGAAGACGTCCACCCGCGGGCCCAAGATCAGTGACTATTTTGAT GGTGGAAACGGTTCCAGTCCGGTTCGAGGCCTCCCGTCAGCTCGCCGCTCTCCACAGAGCTCGCACTCTGCTCCGGGCTCCATT aTCCGTCAGAATAGCTCCTCACCCACCAGTCTGTGCTTTGGGGAGCACAGTCTCAAAGCTTCTTTAAGCAAATGCGTCCAG ACAGAGCTGACGGGCCTGAAACTTGCTGCTCTGGAGAGCAACAAGAGTCTGGACCTGGAAAAGAAAGAGGGCCGAATAGATGACCTGCTAAGA GCTAATTGTGACCTACGGAGACAGATTGACGAACAGCAAAAACTCCTGGAGAAATACAAGGAGAGGCTCAACAAGTGCATCACCATGAGCAAGAAGCTGCTCATGGAGAAG AGCACCCAGGAGAAGCAGTCGTGTCGCGAGAAGAGCATGCGAGATCGCCTCCGCCTCGGCCACTTCACCACCGTCCGACACGGCGCCTCCTACACGGAGCAGTGGACCGACGGATATGCATTTCAAAATCTGATCAA GCAGCAGGAGAGCATCAACCAGCAGAGGGAAGACATCGAGCGACAGAGGAAGCTGCTTGCCAAAAGGAAACCCCCCAACCCGGCGTCTCCGTCCCTCTCCGTGGCCTCCACATCTGAACCCAAGCAGCGCAAAACTAAGGTGGTCAACGGCAACGACTCCGACCCCTTCCTCAAGCCCTCCCTGCCTCAGCT cCTGACACTCGCTGAGTACCATGAGCAGGAAGAAATCTTCAAGCTTCGCCTTGGACACCTGAAGAAG GAGGAGGCTGAGATCCAAGCGGAGCTGGAGAGGCTGGAGCGAGTGAGGAACCTTCACATCAGAGAGCTGAAGAGGATAAACAACGAGGACAGCTCGGC TTTCAAAGACCACCCGACTCTGAATGAGAGGTACCTGCTGCTGCACCTGCTGGGCAGAGGCGGCTTCAGTGAAGTCTACAAG GCTTTTGACCTGTTCGAGCAGCGCTACGCAGCTGTTAAAATCCACCAGCTCAACAAGAACtggagagaggagaagaaggaaaacTACCACAA GCATGCGTGCAGGGAATACCGGATACACAAGCAGCTGGACCATCCCAGAATAGTCAAACTGTACGACTATTTCTCCCTGGATACTGACAC ATTCTGCACAGTCCTCGAGTTCTGTGAAGGAAACGACCTGGACTTCTACCTGAAGCAAAACAAGCTGATGTCCGAGAAGGAGGCCCGCTCCATCGTCATGCAGATCGTCAGCGCCCTGCGTTACCTCAACGAAATCAAGCCCCCCATCATCCACTACGACCTCAAACCAG GCAACATCTTATTGGTCGACGGTACGGCATGTGGCGAAATCAAAATCACAGACTTCGGTCTGTCCAAGATAATGGATGATGACAACTACGGCGTGGATGGGATGGACCTGACGTCACAGGGGGCAGGCACCTACTG GTACCTCCCGCCGGAGTGTTTTGTCGTGGGGAAGGAACCGCCTAAAATCTCTAACAAGGTGGACGTCTGGTCTGTGGGAGTGATCTTCTTCCAGTGTCTGTACGGACGCAAG CCATTTGGCCACAATCAGTCGCAGCAGGACATCCTTCAGGAAAACACCATCCTCAAAGCCACAGAGGTCCAGTTCCCGGCTAAACCCCAGGCCAGCACAGAGGCCAAG GCGTTCATCCGCCGCTGCCTGGCCTATCGCAAGGAGGACCGCTTCGACGTCCACCAGCTGTGCTCGGACTCCTACCTTCTCCCTCACATGAGACGCTCCAACTCGTCCGGCTCCCTGCAGCCCTCCGCCTCATCTCTCCCCGCCTACTGA
- the LOC108238296 gene encoding serine/threonine-protein kinase tousled-like 1-B isoform X5: MSVQSNSGSGGGSLEATPSWSQLSSSPAVSQQHAAAAAKSKEGPMEELHSLDPRRQELLEARFTGAVSGNTGGSTGSTSGGAKGLANESSNHSYGSLGSSSDKESETPEKKHSESSRGRKRKADTYSESSQGKTSTRGPKISDYFDGGNGSSPVRGLPSARRSPQSSHSAPGSIIRQNSSSPTSLCFGEHSLKASLSKCVQTELTGLKLAALESNKSLDLEKKEGRIDDLLRANCDLRRQIDEQQKLLEKYKERLNKCITMSKKLLMEKSTQEKQSCREKSMRDRLRLGHFTTVRHGASYTEQWTDGYAFQNLIKQQESINQQREDIERQRKLLAKRKPPNPASPSLSVASTSEPKQRKTKVVNGNDSDPFLKPSLPQLLTLAEYHEQEEIFKLRLGHLKKEEAEIQAELERLERVRNLHIRELKRINNEDSSAFKDHPTLNERYLLLHLLGRGGFSEVYKAFDLFEQRYAAVKIHQLNKNWREEKKENYHKHACREYRIHKQLDHPRIVKLYDYFSLDTDTFCTVLEFCEGNDLDFYLKQNKLMSEKEARSIVMQIVSALRYLNEIKPPIIHYDLKPGNILLVDGTACGEIKITDFGLSKIMDDDNYGVDGMDLTSQGAGTYWYLPPECFVVGKEPPKISNKVDVWSVGVIFFQCLYGRKPFGHNQSQQDILQENTILKATEVQFPAKPQASTEAKAFIRRCLAYRKEDRFDVHQLCSDSYLLPHMRRSNSSGSLQPSASSLPAY; the protein is encoded by the exons ATGAGTGTCCAAAGTAACAGTGGAAGTGGTGGTGGAAGTTTGGAGGCGACGCCATCTTGGTCGCAGCTCTCCTCGTCCCCGGCGGTTTCTCAACAACACGCAGCGGCGGCCGCGAAGAGCAAGGAAG GCCCCATGGAGGAGCTGCACAGCCTCGACCCCAGGAgacaggagctgctggaggccaGGTTTACAGGAGCTGTCAGCGGCAACACGGGAGGCAGCACCGGGAGCACCAGCGGAGGTGCCAAG GGTCTGGCCAATGAATCCTCAAACCACAGCTATGGAAGTCTGGGATCATCGAGCGACAAAGAGTCGGAG ACCCCAGAGAAGAAGCACTCTGAATCGTCCAGGGGTAGGAAAAGGAAAGCCGATACCTATTCTGAGAGCAGTCAAG GGAAGACGTCCACCCGCGGGCCCAAGATCAGTGACTATTTTGAT GGTGGAAACGGTTCCAGTCCGGTTCGAGGCCTCCCGTCAGCTCGCCGCTCTCCACAGAGCTCGCACTCTGCTCCGGGCTCCATT aTCCGTCAGAATAGCTCCTCACCCACCAGTCTGTGCTTTGGGGAGCACAGTCTCAAAGCTTCTTTAAGCAAATGCGTCCAG ACAGAGCTGACGGGCCTGAAACTTGCTGCTCTGGAGAGCAACAAGAGTCTGGACCTGGAAAAGAAAGAGGGCCGAATAGATGACCTGCTAAGA GCTAATTGTGACCTACGGAGACAGATTGACGAACAGCAAAAACTCCTGGAGAAATACAAGGAGAGGCTCAACAAGTGCATCACCATGAGCAAGAAGCTGCTCATGGAGAAG AGCACCCAGGAGAAGCAGTCGTGTCGCGAGAAGAGCATGCGAGATCGCCTCCGCCTCGGCCACTTCACCACCGTCCGACACGGCGCCTCCTACACGGAGCAGTGGACCGACGGATATGCATTTCAAAATCTGATCAA GCAGCAGGAGAGCATCAACCAGCAGAGGGAAGACATCGAGCGACAGAGGAAGCTGCTTGCCAAAAGGAAACCCCCCAACCCGGCGTCTCCGTCCCTCTCCGTGGCCTCCACATCTGAACCCAAGCAGCGCAAAACTAAGGTGGTCAACGGCAACGACTCCGACCCCTTCCTCAAGCCCTCCCTGCCTCAGCT cCTGACACTCGCTGAGTACCATGAGCAGGAAGAAATCTTCAAGCTTCGCCTTGGACACCTGAAGAAG GAGGAGGCTGAGATCCAAGCGGAGCTGGAGAGGCTGGAGCGAGTGAGGAACCTTCACATCAGAGAGCTGAAGAGGATAAACAACGAGGACAGCTCGGC TTTCAAAGACCACCCGACTCTGAATGAGAGGTACCTGCTGCTGCACCTGCTGGGCAGAGGCGGCTTCAGTGAAGTCTACAAG GCTTTTGACCTGTTCGAGCAGCGCTACGCAGCTGTTAAAATCCACCAGCTCAACAAGAACtggagagaggagaagaaggaaaacTACCACAA GCATGCGTGCAGGGAATACCGGATACACAAGCAGCTGGACCATCCCAGAATAGTCAAACTGTACGACTATTTCTCCCTGGATACTGACAC ATTCTGCACAGTCCTCGAGTTCTGTGAAGGAAACGACCTGGACTTCTACCTGAAGCAAAACAAGCTGATGTCCGAGAAGGAGGCCCGCTCCATCGTCATGCAGATCGTCAGCGCCCTGCGTTACCTCAACGAAATCAAGCCCCCCATCATCCACTACGACCTCAAACCAG GCAACATCTTATTGGTCGACGGTACGGCATGTGGCGAAATCAAAATCACAGACTTCGGTCTGTCCAAGATAATGGATGATGACAACTACGGCGTGGATGGGATGGACCTGACGTCACAGGGGGCAGGCACCTACTG GTACCTCCCGCCGGAGTGTTTTGTCGTGGGGAAGGAACCGCCTAAAATCTCTAACAAGGTGGACGTCTGGTCTGTGGGAGTGATCTTCTTCCAGTGTCTGTACGGACGCAAG CCATTTGGCCACAATCAGTCGCAGCAGGACATCCTTCAGGAAAACACCATCCTCAAAGCCACAGAGGTCCAGTTCCCGGCTAAACCCCAGGCCAGCACAGAGGCCAAG GCGTTCATCCGCCGCTGCCTGGCCTATCGCAAGGAGGACCGCTTCGACGTCCACCAGCTGTGCTCGGACTCCTACCTTCTCCCTCACATGAGACGCTCCAACTCGTCCGGCTCCCTGCAGCCCTCCGCCTCATCTCTCCCCGCCTACTGA